ACGAGACAACGATCCTCGGTGTTTGATAAATCAACGATGAGAAACCTCCGCTTCTGATCGCGAGGCTCTTATCGCATGGGAAGAAGCTAGGATTGGAGTGAGAAATTAGTTGACGATGGCGGAGGATATAGTTCTAAGGAGTAAGGAGGAAGGATTCTGGGACAAGGATCCTTCGATCACCACCACCGAATGGCACAGCAAAGAGTCGTCGACCTGTTCCCAGAACCATAGACTCTACCCCCGTGCTCCTTTCGTCAGATAGAGCATTACGACAGGAGCGTATCATCAGAGTCCCTTCGAGGAATGACGAGGGCCCGGGAGGCCCTTTCACGGTCAGGCAACCCGTGCCCCAGCATCCCCGCTAACAATGTTTGTTATAGCAGACGTACGTCGCGGAATGTACGCATTATATCATTACGCATTATTACCCATTACATACCTCGTTACACCCCGTGTGTATATCGTGTACTACGCTAGGCTAGGTAGACGAGAAAAACCGAGGGATTTCTCTTCTGGCCTGTTGATGGGACTCGCGCGGGACCATTATCATGCGCAGCctggctctctctctccctacaCGCGCCGCCTGTACCCGCGTAATACGTGGCGCGGGTTGTATCTAATTGTATAGTAAATAACCTCCGTGAATTACGCATATAATGATTAATGCCGACGTGGAGACGCGCTTTGCGCGGCACCTATCACCCCGCGACACTCAGCCCCGACCCGCAGGCTTCCAGAGATCTTCTTCGACCAGCTACTCCACGAAGGACTGCTCCTCTGTTCTCTACTACCCCTTAGAATTCAGATACTTCCAAACGCGTTCTTCCAGCAGTCGACGCGGTGAAAAATATGTGGCTACGATAAGAGTCGCGAGGTGTTCACCTTCGAGTAGATGCGTTTCCAGAAGCGATACCGAGCGGCTGAATTTTTCCGCGAATCAGAGGTCGCACCGGGATAGCTGATGGCACGTTTATTACTCAATACGCAACGATAAAGCTTGCAGCAATTGTGCGAGAGCTCTACAGAGATACAGCGTGATAATGAGTAGATAGCGATAATGCGGTATTGTGTCGATAACAGCTTGGACGGACatcgatattgtttaaataaaggcTGAAAGTATTCCAAAGGTAAAAGAGTATCTACTGGAGAAATCGCAGCGATTGCGCGCAAGGAGATTATCATCCTCGGACGCAACGACAGGTTGAAACGTATCGACCTGAAAAGCGCAATCGCAGCCGCTACACCCTGCAGGCCGAAATAGTGGAGAACCGTGCCGCGAAGAGCTCCGCAGGGCTGTCCGCAACAATGGTGTGCTCCAATATTTCACCGAGGCTTGCCGAGGCGTCGCGATCAAATCTTGCCTATCTGCGATCTCGAACAAAGAGCTGATTAGAAGTACAATGGCTTTCGTTCACCGGGCGCGGCGCGCGTCTGAAAAGTTCACAGGACCGCGAAACGACGAGGAGGATGGCCGCGTAACCCCCGGAACACCGGAGCCCCTCTGCCGCTCGTTGCGCAACCGGTGTACGAAACCTTCCAGCGTAACATTGACTTTTTCAAGTGTAATTGCCGCTCGCGCTCCGATTACTAATCGACGCCACGGTGAACGTGACACACATTCGATTTTAACCTCGACGGCTGCCACTCGTGCGCGCCGCTGTTCGCGTATTCGCGGGCCATTGTCCTCTCCGGGCGGGCAAAAAAGCTGCGGGGAAAAATCGTGATCGCCTCCCTCCGCCAGGCCACCGAGCGTCGCCGGGGCTCGTGGAAAACGAGCGCCTGGTCGAGGGCCAGTTCTGCTATCGGCttgctttttaaaatcgaaCGGTCGGCATGGGAATCCCGGCGGCGTCGAAGAGGGCACGCTGACCAGTGCGCGCGCAAAGAAGTCAACGTTACGAGGATCCGGATTTGCAAACCAGTCCGGCTCAGGCCGTGTATTAATAGTTAATAATAGTAACGCGTGATTACGATGTTCTAATATAGGAAGAGGCTAGAAAAATGTCCACCACGAGCGTTACACGGCCCGAGTGTAACCTGTTACCGTGTACCTGGATGatgtaatgaaaaaataaagtGCGTTCAATGAAGAATTACGACCGgcgagtttctttttaattggcTTGCTGGAACGGTCAGCTATGCGGACGAATGGGAGCATCTCGGGTCAGTCGAATGGTAACAGCATACCACGAATATAATTAAGAGTAATTGTACTCAATCGGCAGTAGGTACTTGGTGTATGATCGTATTTATAATTAGTAGGTATTGTTAATCGATGTTAACATTCACACTTAGGGTACAGATATTCAAGAGAACCTGTACTCTACGGAATCGGTGGTATATTCGTTCCTAGACTGGCTTAGGATTGCAATATGGTTCAACTAAAAGGTCTGCGTCAGGAATGAAAAGCTACCTGACACGGGAACAGGGATCTCGAGGAAAGAATTTCGAGCTCTGATCGCCGCGATTCTCGATGGTAGGATGGACCACTAACGGTAAGGGATCgagaaaaagaggggaaaaaagccGAGACATGAAGAAGAGAAGATCGACGGCCCACCAGGCTGAGCTTTACCATCACCTTGCGAGAGAAGTTCCTCCCCTGGACCGCCATTTTTTGAACGACCGCTAACAAACGGAGTGGATACAGTCTTATCCGGACGAAATTTTTTCACGCGGATCGAGTGACCTATAAAAGTCTCGCGCCATTTAAAAAACACACCCCCCAAAACCGATCTCCCGTAACCAAGCTGCCGGAACTGGATGAAACTCGCAAAACGATTACGCGACATAAGGCCCAGCCGCGAGACAGGTCGGTACGAAACGATACTCTAGAAAACTTTCCACTCACCTGCTGCCGCTGTACGATCCAGAACGTGGTGGACGACGGTCGCCGCGAGGCACGTCCGCTTGCgaactaaatttttgttttccccACTGGTAACTCCACTGTAGCACTGTATTACTGTACGTGTACCCTGCGCCGTGGTACGTGTGTATATCTATCTGTACCGGGCGCGCAGCAACGAGGGGGCGAGTTGCGAAGGGGCCCGAGGGACACGTCGAAAACCACCGGCTACTTGGGCGTGCGGCCACGCGATAAACGTCGAAGCGAGAAGGGAAACCCGGGgtagaggaagagagaggagagatagagaaagaggggggagacagagagagagagagaaagagagaaagactaCTGGCCCTGCTCTGACACAGATCACTGACCAATTCCGCTGAACGACTGACGCGATACTGACTCGTCGCATCTGGCGAGGAGCGCGACAACCGGCTTCGCGGTGCTCGGCCGCGTTCGCGAAACCTCGGCCGGGCTCGGCCAGCGAACTCGCTAGCCGCAGACCTGCctgcgcgcgtgtgcgtgcagGTACACCAGGTACAGTACATCAAGGTAAGTAACGTGCACGAAGGTATACGTACGCCCACGCAATTTAGGCCCCGGACGATAATGAAGAACTCGGCCGTACCCTACGTGGGGGTGCATTATGGCCGCGTTCGCGCCTTCGTGCGCGCCTCGTTTGGCCTCTTCCCGGGGGAAAAAACCTCCCTCCCGCTCCGCGTAATGAAAGTTTTGGCGGCAAACGGCGCGAGAGCTTCCCAAGCAGATTTAGATCGCTATTAACGATGCCACCCCCGCGGAGAAACGGACGGAGAGTCCTTAGGCAGGATTCGCGGCGGCGCGTACGAAAAGTCGAGTCGATCGCTGCGTTATTGCGATTGCACCCGGGTTTTTGCGCTCCGTTTCGCGTCGCGTTAAGTGTATTACCTTGTAGAAATATTGCCGCGTATCGGACCTTCCCGCGGGGAGAAACTGGTTTCGCGTTTCGCTCGCGCGTCCGCTAATAAAATCGCGTCGGCCGCGAGCGATAATCGTCGGCGTCGCGGTTATTGCGCCCGCGTCTCCGTCGCGCTCCTAATTTTGAATCCGTGCGGCAAGGTGGCGCGGTGCGCGGCGCCTGCGCCGGCCCCCCGGCTCGCGGCCCGTCCACGAATCCCGGCCCAAACGTTCGTGTTAGGACCGCCCACTGGCAGCGCGGTTCTTTTCGACGCGCTTTGAAAAGGTTAAAGTACTTCGAGATCGCTAATGAAGATCGCGGGGGAAACGTAGGGTGTTTAATGAGTCGCGGTGCGACTGAGAAGGGAGAATCTATCGTGAATTGCAGGGGAGATTTCGTTGTAGCTCTTCGGCGATCCCGGGATCAAGAGATCCCAGGGATTGGGATTGCAGCGCCGACCAGATAAATCGAGCGATCCGGCGAGGTGGCGTTTAGCGATGTTAACGAAACAATTTACTGCTGCGCACGTTCGCCGCGCATTTGCATCGGCCCGCGCCCGTGTAACGCGGGCAAATTTATGGATTTGATAATAATGAACTCGCTGGCCGCATTACGTTGCGCATATTACGGAATTACACGGCATTACACGACGTTCCGACGTTAAGTACAATATGCAAGGATATAATAGAATGCGGTAGATCATAGGAGGCCTAGGAGGCGCGCCATAAAACGGCGAAATAAGGAGCGGACGCGCCGTCGGGACGGGGAGGGAAACGCCCTGTGTGTACAAAAGGACGTAACGCGTGTACTTGTAATTTCACACCTCGCCCCGGCTCCCGACCGAGCGGCcataaacattttcgaaatgccCGCGATCCTAAACGTATTAGGTCTGGCTAACCGCCGTGAAACGATGTTTGCTCAGCGTGATTCGTCTCTCGTTAACTGGCAATATCCCTCGATCCGTACCGAATATCCCGCCACTTAACAAATGGTCCGCGAGCGACGAGATGGAATAGGAATACTCGGGCCTAGGCAATCTTGCACTTGTTAATGGCCGATAAATAACTGGAAGGTAATCGTCGGTGGTACACTATGCGCGAACCTATCGCATATCTGAACCCGAGATTTTCATTTCCTATCCTCTGCTGTTTACGATGGTATCGATATTTGAACGCTATTAGTATAAGCTATACGTACTGCAGGACAGAAAAGTTTCGCAGCTTGCGCAGCTAACACGAAGGGCTGTCCAGCTTCCTTTAGTCGCGTCGGAGCATAAGGTACTTCTACGCAGATATTCGTTATTAAAAAACACAATTTCAGGAATGTACCTTTGAAGTGCTCCCTTGCCTAATCGCAGCTATGTAGGATTTCGGAAAGTGTGGTGACTAAGGATCTGTATAAGTAAATcagtttattaatatatatataagtctAAGTATGAGGAGTCTTATTAAACCATTATATCTTGAATTCTTCTATtacccatatatatatataattcaagatatatatttatatatatgtatataattcaAGATATAATGGTTTAATAAGACTCCTCGTACTTAGacttatatatattaataaactgATTTATcttgaattatatatataaagatataATGGTTTAATAAGACTCCTCGTACTTAGacttatatatattaataaacagATTTGCTTATACAGATCCTTAGTCATCACACTTTCCGAAATCCTACATAGCTGCGATTAGGCAAGGGAGCACTTCAAAGGTACATTCCTGAAATTGTGTTCTTTAATAACGAATATGTGCGTAGAAGTACCTTATgctactttatatatatatagaaatatgcgaaaaagataaaaaaatcttattttcagtgtttgatatgtcatgaatatttcctgaaaatttgggactgaaattcctaaaaatatcgaagacatagactatatcttcgcaaaaatatcaaaatatgagactctatatcttcgatattttcgcgaatttcgttcccaaattttcagaaaacattcatgacatatcaactgtcatatatggggtaaagtggtcgatgttgcattttcttttcaagttgaattttaatatactttaagtttattttaactatcgatattcgtcatttatcaatagtaatgttcaaattatattataaatctattttcacacatttctattaaaactgaaaaattttattcgacttcaaacatttttcgtcccactttgccccggtctcccctaccaccGATCAACCAGTCCCTCTGAATAGAGGTGGCTGAAAACTCGGCGGACGGTTTCCAGAAGGGGCTGCAGACACGCACGCGGAGAGTGGACGTCGCCCAGGAGGTTTAATTATAAGTAATCCCGCGTCCTCGCTGAATTTAATGCCCACGAGGGATCGAAGAACCGAGGATTTAAGGCCGTGTCACCGGCCCGttatgaaaaaccgacattacgGCTGATGATCCGCGGCAACACGCTAAACAGTACATTTGCAATCATGAGGGTTGCCGGGAATATGTAAATGCACGCGGGACACCGGTCACGCACACGACGCAGCACCGTGCCGCGGGTGTTCGCGTAAATCCCTCGCCGTTTTTCCAGCGCACCGCGGCCGGGAGTAACGAATGACTCCGGAGATTCCGGGGAGTTCGGCTCTCACAATTAAATACGAGGAACTAGCCGCCCGAGTGGAAAACCTTTGCGATGTAACCCACGTATCGCGAATACATCAGGAAACCACGCGAGTTCGTCGAAACCGGCTCCCTTAATGAGAACTCtcgtcacttttttttttattattcttttcctCCCCCCGCGCGAGCGTGGACGGTGGTTTAATTGCCCCCGGTCTTCTAATTCGCATTATTTGCTCCGAGCCGATCCGCCACGCTCCCTCTGGCTTTATCGTGGCTCCGAGATCGAACAGTTTACTATAGCCTCCCTGCGGCTCGGTGCTCAGGCGGAGGAGGTGCTGGAGGATGAGTTTGATGATTTGATCCACTCGAACGCTGCCAATCATCGAAATCTGGCAGCCTCGGTAGCGCTGCGTAATTATTATCTAATAACCAGCCTGTTAGGAAATGCCTGTCGACTTATTAACGAGGGGAATAATGAGACCCTGCAGACCCGTGGAAGAATTTAACCTCGAACTTCCGTCCGCGGTTCACACGGATCAGCCGTGTCGCCGGCTCGAATCAGGCCGAACGTTTCGTGTTCACGGTGATCGTCGCGGTCGTGAGATAattatggaaatgaatttcgATCGTTAGGGGGGCGTGGACGCTGGCTACACCGTGACACGGCCTGACCCCGAGCCATGCCTACCCGCCATCATTTTCCCCAACAATTTTCGTGCCTGCGTGTAAACACAACCGAACGGTATATTACCGGGCAACCATCTCTCGCCGCGGCCCCTTCTTCCCTCTAACACTCCGATACCTGTACAGATCCTCTCCGAGACATTGTGTATACATACAGGTACAGCCATTAACGTTTCTATTAACCcctcgttgacacacctcttattttgatcaactttgacatacatacctgggtggctcacacccagaacaatttttgaacgacagtcattctcatctgaagaatctaatcgttatgaaaaaaatcatgggtcaatttcaaggtctgtagaatgtagtctgatagttttttttattgaagtttcatcacagtttttgtaaaaaaaatctagattaacaTACGTCGAGAAAACGCGAAGAAAATGTTTAAGAtagtgtaacttttacaaatttcaatattagaagctaaaaatttacagaattgtTGTTCAGATGTAATATTTTGagaggaaaaattgtttttaagttggctttggaagaaggtatttattttgcacgtagaagatacagagcgtcaaaattagcttatgggtggctcacaggAGTGTCGACGAAGGGTTAAACTTCCCGCGAGGTTCCTTCTCTTAATTAGGGTCATATCGGGAGAGACATTGGTGAAGCGAATCGCGGTGATACGAAgagaaaagtgtataaataacaaatttatgACCGAAGCTCAgtgacaattaattaattattattaatttcttcagtTTGCTTCGACTATTGTTTCTTTGCGCTGGTACACCTATCCCTACATTGTGGGGAGATGCACTTTCTCGAAGATTTTTAGAAAGCTTATTGCAATAATAAAATATAGATTATAACTTTATAAGCAAACGAAAAATTATggtgcgtctctcccggaatgacTCTGTGCACGAGTATGAACAGCTAAACTCTCGAATTCCCTGCCGTGGGAACCTCGAATTCCTTGTCCACGGTCTTGGAACGAGGAATCGGTAGCAATGGAAGAGGTCACCGGAGGACAGATGGCCAGAGATGATCTCCGGATCCATGAAAGTCTCGTTAATTCTCGCCGCAATTTTCTGGCAGGTTTTTAGGGCGATCGTCGATCGCTTTGGCTCGCCCGTCCTTAATTATAGAGGCGGTAAGTATCATTAGGATATCGTGGCGGAATTAATATGTGGTTGCAGTGGCGATCGGGGGTCGCGGTGCCCCGGCAGACCCTAATCATAGCCGCGACATTAAGCAACCTGGCGGGCGCGAGCGCGGTATCGCGGCCGATCGTTTCGCGAAATCGCGGCCCATGGAAATCCGGAGACACCGGCGGCGGAATCATTACCGGGAACAGCACGACACTTTCCGAGTGCATTAGCGCCGATCTGGCCAAGGTTTCGAGTCGTTAAAAGCAAATAAATTACACGTGCCATATCCTACGTTGGCGAGCGAAGTAATTACAAGGGCTTCCCCCTCGAATCGCGGTTAATACGTCTCTTACTTAGGCGAGATAGAAAGAAGACGTCGCCGGGCAGGCCCTGCCACGGTAGTTTTCCACCGGGAACCAACTAATTATGAGTATCTCTCCTGACGCGTCAAAAATCATTCCAACAGGTTTCTCATCGAACGTGCTGGCTATCGAAGAGGAATTAAACGTATCAGGCCTCGGTTTATGGAAGCACCTCGCGGCAAGCTGCGGGGATCGCCTTCTATTTATTGCAGCTGGAATAAGAAACGAAGATTGGATAGATTCTGTGATCCCCTGCATCTCTTGACACCATCCAGAGAAATCTACAGGGTGTACAAGGAGTTTCTGACTCGAGAATACCACCTAACACAAtagactttatttatttattttacttcacGGGATAatccaattaattataaaaatcacAACAGTTAATTAGAGTCTGACACATTTACACCTCGGCTAAACATTTCGCATTCGACAACGCATCCGTTCGCCTATAAACATTTGAGGGAATCACAATTTGGCTGCTCATTGCCTTGtccagaaataacaaattataaTCTTCTAAACACAAGTCTCCGGTGCCATTAACAGGTACCGATAATTGCAAAGCCTGATTAACTATAAGGACCTCCTCTGCTGGATCAGGCTGTACAAGGAGGCCCACCCGAAGAAGGGCGCGAGGGCGCCACGGCGACAGAGGGTACCCttgccttaagggggaacaccactgtgacagccggaaaagtaagccagtttttaagatttttttcaggaataatttacggtTTTCATAGAAagattttattacctacctttagtacactgtcttaagagactatacaaaaaaataaatagaaaaacatccataaattttaatatattaattaatcgtcTAGAcctccccacgcgagctgatcgaaggtgtaactatggaacagcaggtccgaaatcaaacttctttttttttttataaactatatgagtgtagttcccgttgtacgtacggattctttgattgagagcaaattttttgaaatacactcgaaaaactgtccatcttattcgcggaatttcgaaacttttcttccaaAGCgcgccatttttacaaaaataatttgtttaagaaatcagtacgtacaacggaaactacgctcatatagtttataaaaaaaaaatgaaatttgatttcggacctgctgttccatagttacacgttcgaccagctcgcgtggggaagCGTAGAAGATTAACTAacatattataatttatgtatattttccaatttattttttttacatagtctcttaagacaacgtactaaaagtaggtaataaaaatcttctacgaaaactgtaaattattcctgaaaaaaattcttaaaaatgtcttacttttccggccgtcacagtggtgtatCCCCTCAAGAACGGTGCCGAGGGAGGAACGAAAGAAGCGAGGAATTGGTCGACGACACGGCGGGACCACCGAGCAGCCGGGccggcgcgtcgcgtcgcctctTGGGGGCTCGTATTTAACAGCATCACGGCCGCGGTGCGCGCATAATTTATCGGTAAAGCACGGTGAAAAACAGTTTCTGACCCCGTAGAGCCAGCGCCGGGAACGGCGTTTGTACGACTAGGCCTCCGTTGCTGCCGTTGCCGTGTGCATAGAAAGTGGTTGCCCTCGCGTTACGTGCGAGGGTG
This region of Andrena cerasifolii isolate SP2316 chromosome 4, iyAndCera1_principal, whole genome shotgun sequence genomic DNA includes:
- the LOC143367993 gene encoding uncharacterized protein LOC143367993, which produces MHPHVGRSAELVSDLCQSRASSLSLFLSLSLSPPSFSISPLSSSTPGFPSRFDVYRVAARPSSRWFSTCPSGPFATRPLVAARPVQIDIHTYHGAGYTYSNTVLQWSYQWGKQKFSSQADVPRGDRRPPRSGSYSGSRCDREPRGSSHEERAPTLSIRDTQDERQQMEHRGAAPDQQEHQ